A part of Perognathus longimembris pacificus isolate PPM17 chromosome 18, ASM2315922v1, whole genome shotgun sequence genomic DNA contains:
- the Trdmt1 gene encoding tRNA (cytosine(38)-C(5))-methyltransferase isoform X1, giving the protein MEPLRVLELYSGVGGLHHALRESCMPARVVAAVDVNTVANEVYKHNFPHTQLLEKTIEGITLEDFDKLSFDMILMSPPCQPFTRIGLQGDMSDPRTKSFLHVLDILPRLQKLPKYILLENVKGFEVSSTRDLLIQTIENCGFQYQEFLLSPTSLGIPNSRLRYFLIAKLQSEPLPFQAPGQVLMEFPKMEHEYPQKYAVDAEKKIKEKKIEASSTRSSGKDSILYKLETAEEIDRKYQQNSDLSVKMLKDFLEDDTDMSQYFLPPKSLLRYSLLLDIVSPTCRRSTCFTKGYGAYIEGTGSVLRTSEDVQIEDIYNSLTNLPEEEKLTKLEMLKLRYFTPKEIANLLGFPPDFGFPEKITMKQRYRLLGNSLNVHVVAKLIKILCE; this is encoded by the exons AAAGCTGTATGCCCGCACGAGTGGTGGCTGCCGTCGACGTGAACACTGTTGCTAATGAAGTCTACAAGCATAACTTTCCTCACACACAGTTACTGGAGAAGACCATTGAA GGTATTACATTGGAGGACTTTGACAAATTATCTTTCGATATGATTTTAATGAGCCCTCCGTGTCAGCCATTCACAAG AATTGGCCTACAGGGTGATATGAGTGACCCAAGGACAAAAAGCTTCTTACATGTCCTGGATATCCTCCCAAG ATTACAAAAATTACCAAAATATATCCTTCTTGAAAATGTTAAAGGGTTTGAAGTGTCTTCTACAAG agacCTATTGATACAAACAATAGAAAATTGTGGATTTCAGTACCAAGAATTTCTGTTATCTCCAACTTCT CTTGGCATTCCAAATTCAAGACTAAGGTATTTCCTCATTGCAAAGCTTCAGTCAGAGCCATTACCTTTTCAAGCCCCTGGTCAG GTACTGATGGAGTTTCCCAAAATGGAACATGAGTATCCACAAAAATATGCGGTagatgcagaaaagaaaattaaagaaaagaaaattgaagcaaGCAGCACACGCTCTTCTGGAAAGGATAGCATTCTCTATAAGCTTGAAACAGCTGAAGAAATTGACAGAAAATACCAACAGAACAGTGATCTCTCTGTGAAAATGCTGAAAGATTTTCTTGAAGATGACACTGACATGAGTCAATACTTTTTACCACCGAAGTCATTGCTGCGATACTCTCTTTTATTGGATATTGTCAGCCCTACTTGTAGAAGGTCCACATGCTTCACCAAAGG TTATGGTGCCTACATTGAGGGGACGGGATCTGTGTTACGGACATCAGAGGATGTTCAG ATTGAGGATATCTATAATTCCCTTACCAACTTGCCAGAAGAAGAAAAGCTAACAAAATTGGAGATGCTTAAACTGCGATACTTCACTCCTAAAGAAATAGCAAATCTCCTTGGATTTCCTCCAGATTTCG GATTTCCGGAGAAGATAACAATGAAGCAGCGTTACCGCCTACTTGGAAATAGTCTCAATGTGCATGTTGTTGCTAAACTAATCAAGATCCTGTGTGAATAA
- the Trdmt1 gene encoding tRNA (cytosine(38)-C(5))-methyltransferase isoform X2, with the protein MPARVVAAVDVNTVANEVYKHNFPHTQLLEKTIEGITLEDFDKLSFDMILMSPPCQPFTRIGLQGDMSDPRTKSFLHVLDILPRLQKLPKYILLENVKGFEVSSTRDLLIQTIENCGFQYQEFLLSPTSLGIPNSRLRYFLIAKLQSEPLPFQAPGQVLMEFPKMEHEYPQKYAVDAEKKIKEKKIEASSTRSSGKDSILYKLETAEEIDRKYQQNSDLSVKMLKDFLEDDTDMSQYFLPPKSLLRYSLLLDIVSPTCRRSTCFTKGYGAYIEGTGSVLRTSEDVQIEDIYNSLTNLPEEEKLTKLEMLKLRYFTPKEIANLLGFPPDFGFPEKITMKQRYRLLGNSLNVHVVAKLIKILCE; encoded by the exons ATGCCCGCACGAGTGGTGGCTGCCGTCGACGTGAACACTGTTGCTAATGAAGTCTACAAGCATAACTTTCCTCACACACAGTTACTGGAGAAGACCATTGAA GGTATTACATTGGAGGACTTTGACAAATTATCTTTCGATATGATTTTAATGAGCCCTCCGTGTCAGCCATTCACAAG AATTGGCCTACAGGGTGATATGAGTGACCCAAGGACAAAAAGCTTCTTACATGTCCTGGATATCCTCCCAAG ATTACAAAAATTACCAAAATATATCCTTCTTGAAAATGTTAAAGGGTTTGAAGTGTCTTCTACAAG agacCTATTGATACAAACAATAGAAAATTGTGGATTTCAGTACCAAGAATTTCTGTTATCTCCAACTTCT CTTGGCATTCCAAATTCAAGACTAAGGTATTTCCTCATTGCAAAGCTTCAGTCAGAGCCATTACCTTTTCAAGCCCCTGGTCAG GTACTGATGGAGTTTCCCAAAATGGAACATGAGTATCCACAAAAATATGCGGTagatgcagaaaagaaaattaaagaaaagaaaattgaagcaaGCAGCACACGCTCTTCTGGAAAGGATAGCATTCTCTATAAGCTTGAAACAGCTGAAGAAATTGACAGAAAATACCAACAGAACAGTGATCTCTCTGTGAAAATGCTGAAAGATTTTCTTGAAGATGACACTGACATGAGTCAATACTTTTTACCACCGAAGTCATTGCTGCGATACTCTCTTTTATTGGATATTGTCAGCCCTACTTGTAGAAGGTCCACATGCTTCACCAAAGG TTATGGTGCCTACATTGAGGGGACGGGATCTGTGTTACGGACATCAGAGGATGTTCAG ATTGAGGATATCTATAATTCCCTTACCAACTTGCCAGAAGAAGAAAAGCTAACAAAATTGGAGATGCTTAAACTGCGATACTTCACTCCTAAAGAAATAGCAAATCTCCTTGGATTTCCTCCAGATTTCG GATTTCCGGAGAAGATAACAATGAAGCAGCGTTACCGCCTACTTGGAAATAGTCTCAATGTGCATGTTGTTGCTAAACTAATCAAGATCCTGTGTGAATAA